One Streptomyces sp. NBC_01237 genomic region harbors:
- a CDS encoding TetR/AcrR family transcriptional regulator, which translates to MTQHPMPDERRPANDGPKAAARNRAALVAAAREIYAEYGLDAPLSAIARRAGVGQGVLYRHFPDRAAVATAVLEENVRQVEQAAAAQDATLADALGVMTWHLTESAAFIGLLHVDGAAGRSGIRAHALALSERVERGLRGHLTDGHRLGAADDLMLAVAMVSGAVTGPTREERERRALAAWRLLGVEVGPVRPFDG; encoded by the coding sequence GTGACGCAGCACCCCATGCCGGACGAACGGCGTCCCGCGAACGACGGGCCGAAGGCTGCCGCCCGCAACCGGGCCGCGCTGGTCGCCGCCGCGCGGGAGATCTACGCGGAGTACGGGCTGGACGCTCCGCTTTCCGCGATCGCGCGCCGGGCCGGGGTCGGGCAGGGCGTTCTGTACCGGCATTTTCCCGACCGGGCCGCCGTGGCGACCGCGGTTCTGGAGGAGAACGTGCGGCAGGTCGAGCAGGCAGCCGCCGCCCAGGACGCGACGTTGGCCGACGCCCTCGGTGTCATGACGTGGCACCTGACGGAGTCGGCGGCATTCATCGGCCTCTTACACGTCGATGGAGCGGCCGGCCGATCCGGCATCCGCGCCCACGCCCTGGCGCTCTCCGAGCGGGTCGAGCGCGGCCTGCGGGGGCACCTGACGGACGGTCACCGGCTGGGTGCGGCGGACGACCTCATGCTCGCGGTCGCCATGGTCTCCGGCGCCGTCACCGGCCCGACCCGTGAGGAGCGGGAACGCCGGGCCCTGGCCGCCTGGCGGCTGCTCGGCGTCGAGGTGGGACCGGTGCGGCCCTTCGACGGGTGA
- the tsaD gene encoding tRNA (adenosine(37)-N6)-threonylcarbamoyltransferase complex transferase subunit TsaD — MPVAAGRIVLGIESSCDETGAGIVSRGRLLAHAVASSMDEHARFGGVVPEIAARAHLHAFTPVVGQALDQAGLRLSGIDAVAVTTGPGLSGALQVGLAGAKALAYAIDAPLYGVHHLAGHVAADTLEHGPLPDPSVVLIVSGGHTSLLLVRDLARDPITHLGDTLDDAAGECFDKVARVFGLPYPGGPAIDRAARGGDPRAVAFPRPLTGRTEDPYAFSFSGLKTAAARWAEGHRGRELPVADGAASLQEAIADVLTRTALAACRDHGVGTLVVVGGVAANSRVRALAEERCAAAGVRLRVPPMTLCTDNGAMIAAVGDLLVRAGAEPAPLDVSIDPSAPLEYAALTPGAAAATAA, encoded by the coding sequence ATGCCGGTGGCAGCGGGGCGCATTGTGCTGGGGATCGAGTCGTCGTGCGACGAGACGGGCGCGGGGATCGTCTCCCGGGGACGTCTGCTCGCTCACGCGGTGGCGTCCAGCATGGACGAGCACGCCAGGTTCGGCGGCGTGGTACCGGAGATCGCCGCACGGGCGCATCTGCACGCCTTCACCCCCGTCGTCGGGCAGGCCCTCGACCAGGCGGGTCTGCGGCTGTCCGGCATCGACGCGGTGGCCGTCACCACGGGACCGGGCCTCTCCGGTGCGCTCCAGGTCGGCCTCGCGGGCGCGAAGGCCCTGGCCTACGCGATCGACGCCCCGTTGTACGGGGTGCACCACCTGGCGGGGCATGTCGCCGCGGACACGCTGGAGCACGGCCCGCTGCCCGACCCGTCTGTGGTGCTGATCGTCTCCGGCGGGCACACCTCCCTGCTGCTCGTGCGGGACCTGGCCCGCGACCCGATCACGCATCTGGGGGACACCCTGGACGACGCCGCCGGCGAGTGCTTCGACAAGGTCGCCCGGGTCTTCGGTCTGCCGTATCCGGGAGGCCCGGCCATCGACCGCGCCGCCCGGGGAGGCGATCCGCGCGCGGTGGCCTTCCCCCGCCCGCTGACCGGTCGGACGGAGGACCCGTACGCGTTCTCCTTCTCCGGTCTCAAGACCGCCGCCGCGCGCTGGGCCGAGGGGCACCGGGGCCGTGAGCTGCCGGTGGCCGACGGCGCGGCCTCGCTCCAGGAGGCGATCGCGGACGTCCTGACCCGTACGGCGCTGGCCGCCTGCCGGGACCACGGCGTCGGGACCCTCGTCGTGGTCGGTGGTGTGGCCGCGAACTCAAGGGTGCGCGCGCTCGCCGAGGAGCGGTGCGCGGCCGCGGGCGTGCGACTGCGCGTACCTCCGATGACCCTGTGTACGGACAACGGCGCGATGATCGCGGCTGTCGGCGACCTCCTCGTACGAGCGGGAGCGGAGCCCGCCCCCCTCGATGTGTCGATCGATCCGTCCGCGCCCCTGGAATACGCGGCCCTGACCCCCGGGGCGGCTGCGGCGACGGCCGCCTGA
- a CDS encoding winged helix-turn-helix transcriptional regulator: MPSIPDSSSAARTEGHERGETEEEACRQVLQILGVIGDKWSILVIGRLRDRTLRFGELHRAVTGISQRMLTLTLRQLERDGLLTRTVYASVPPRVEYTLTGLGSTLLDAATAFGEWAASHRKEIGDNRRRYDDTLRP; the protein is encoded by the coding sequence TTGCCTTCCATCCCGGACAGCTCGTCGGCGGCCAGGACCGAGGGGCACGAGCGAGGCGAGACCGAGGAAGAAGCATGCCGACAGGTGCTCCAGATCCTCGGCGTGATCGGCGACAAGTGGAGCATCCTGGTCATCGGCCGGCTCCGCGACCGCACGCTGCGCTTCGGTGAGCTCCACCGCGCCGTCACCGGCATCTCGCAGCGGATGCTCACACTGACGCTGAGGCAGCTCGAACGGGACGGACTGCTGACCCGCACCGTCTATGCCAGCGTTCCTCCCCGCGTGGAGTACACCCTGACCGGACTCGGCTCGACACTGCTGGATGCCGCCACCGCCTTCGGTGAATGGGCTGCCTCGCACCGGAAGGAGATCGGCGACAACCGGCGCCGCTACGACGACACGCTCCGGCCCTGA
- a CDS encoding SDR family NAD(P)-dependent oxidoreductase — translation MAKTLIVVGAGPGLGMGVARAFGRHDFRVGLIARTKAKLDALVAELTALGVTAAAFPADIRDREALAAALTAARSALGPIDVLEYSPSPTGAITHAAATTVASATAQFELHALGAVTAVRHVLPEMRARGNGTLLLTTGVSSTVPAPFLANVGMAMAGLRNWAHALHTELAPEGVHVGTVTIARGIVPGGGEADPDVIGARYYTLYQRRDRAEEIIGDLDAFRALVDQRVHGAPDAAGSEDGAHTRQA, via the coding sequence GTGGCAAAGACACTGATCGTTGTGGGTGCGGGCCCGGGGCTGGGGATGGGGGTGGCCCGTGCGTTCGGCCGCCATGACTTCAGGGTCGGACTGATCGCACGTACCAAGGCGAAACTGGACGCCCTGGTCGCTGAGTTGACCGCGCTGGGCGTCACCGCCGCGGCCTTCCCCGCCGACATCCGCGACCGCGAGGCCCTCGCCGCGGCTCTGACCGCGGCGAGGAGCGCGCTGGGTCCGATCGACGTCCTGGAATACAGCCCCAGCCCGACCGGGGCCATCACGCACGCCGCCGCGACCACGGTCGCCTCGGCCACCGCACAGTTCGAACTGCACGCACTGGGAGCCGTGACCGCGGTGCGGCACGTGCTGCCGGAGATGCGCGCCCGTGGCAATGGCACGCTGCTGCTCACCACGGGCGTCTCCTCGACGGTCCCGGCTCCCTTCCTGGCCAACGTCGGCATGGCCATGGCCGGGCTGCGGAACTGGGCACACGCCCTGCACACCGAACTCGCTCCGGAAGGGGTCCACGTCGGCACCGTGACCATCGCCCGCGGCATCGTCCCCGGTGGCGGTGAGGCCGACCCCGACGTCATCGGGGCCCGGTACTACACCCTGTATCAGCGGCGGGACCGTGCCGAGGAGATCATCGGCGACCTGGACGCCTTCCGGGCCCTCGTGGACCAGCGGGTCCACGGGGCGCCGGACGCCGCAGGCTCCGAAGACGGTGCGCACACTCGGCAGGCATGA
- a CDS encoding enoyl-CoA hydratase/isomerase family protein yields the protein MTAAEEHVLLRTEGRAAHLTLNRPKALNALTHSMVRRIDAALTAWEHDPAVETVIITGAGARGLCAGGDIRSIYEDVRAGNTASAGFWRDEYRLNARIARYPKPYVAVMDGIVMGGGVGVSAHGSVRIVTERSRIAMPETGIGFVPDVGGTYLLALAPGELGTHLALTGARIGAGDALLCGLADHFVPSEDLPRLLADLAARPVHDVLPAYVREAPPGELAGHRPWIDACYRAATVEEILARLRAHGSRAAAESAGTLADRSPTALKVTLAALHRARGLGPLERVLEQEYRISCAALASHDLAEGIRAQVIDKDRSPHWTPATLAEVTETDVARYFARPAGGGLHLAATAQEVPW from the coding sequence GTGACCGCCGCCGAGGAGCACGTACTGCTCCGTACCGAGGGCCGCGCGGCCCACCTCACGCTCAACCGGCCGAAGGCGCTCAACGCCCTCACCCACAGCATGGTGCGGCGCATCGACGCGGCACTGACCGCCTGGGAGCACGATCCGGCGGTGGAGACCGTGATCATCACCGGTGCCGGCGCACGCGGCCTGTGCGCCGGCGGCGACATCCGCTCCATCTACGAGGACGTGCGCGCCGGGAACACGGCCTCGGCCGGTTTCTGGCGGGACGAGTACCGGCTCAACGCCCGCATCGCCCGCTACCCGAAGCCGTACGTCGCCGTGATGGACGGAATCGTGATGGGCGGCGGCGTCGGGGTCTCCGCGCACGGCAGCGTCCGCATCGTCACCGAACGCTCCCGGATCGCGATGCCGGAGACGGGCATCGGCTTCGTCCCCGACGTGGGCGGCACCTATCTGCTCGCCCTCGCACCGGGCGAACTCGGTACCCACCTCGCGCTGACGGGTGCGCGGATCGGCGCGGGTGACGCGCTGCTGTGCGGGCTCGCCGACCACTTCGTCCCCTCCGAGGATCTGCCCCGGCTGCTCGCCGACCTCGCCGCGCGGCCGGTGCACGATGTGCTCCCCGCGTACGTGCGGGAGGCGCCGCCCGGCGAACTGGCCGGTCACCGGCCCTGGATCGACGCCTGCTACCGGGCCGCCACCGTCGAGGAGATCCTCGCCCGGCTGCGCGCCCACGGCTCGCGTGCCGCCGCGGAGAGCGCCGGCACCCTGGCCGACAGGTCGCCCACCGCGCTGAAGGTCACGCTCGCCGCGCTCCACCGGGCACGGGGACTCGGCCCGTTGGAGCGTGTTCTGGAACAGGAGTACCGGATCTCCTGCGCCGCACTCGCCTCGCACGACCTGGCGGAGGGGATCCGGGCGCAGGTCATCGACAAGGACCGCAGCCCCCACTGGACACCGGCCACCCTGGCCGAGGTCACCGAAACGGACGTGGCGCGCTACTTCGCCCGGCCCGCCGGGGGCGGACTCCACCTGGCCGCAACCGCACAGGAGGTGCCGTGGTGA
- a CDS encoding CoA-acylating methylmalonate-semialdehyde dehydrogenase — translation MVRELTHFIGGKHTTGTSGLFGDVYDPNTGAVQARVPLAGHADTGAAITDAAGAQQEWGRWNPQRRARVLLRFLQLVEAERESLARMLSAEHGKTVADAHGDIQRGLEVVEFAAGIPHLLKGEFTDNAGTGIDVHSLRSPIGVVAGITPFNFPAMIPLWKAAPALACGNAFVLKPSERDPSVPLRLAELFLEAGLPPGVLNVVNGGKEAVDTLLKDPRVGALGFVGSTPVAAHIYATAAAHGKRAQCFGGAKNHMIVMPDADLDQAVDALVGAGYGSAGERCMAISVAVPVGEETADRLVAALRERIATLRIGRSDDPEADFGPLVSRDALERVRRHVDIGVTEGAELVVDGRDFTLPGHENGFFAGASLFDRVSSRMRIYREEIFGPVLCVVRAADYEEALRLPSEHPYGNGVAIFTRDGDTARDFTRRVNTGMVGVNVPIPVPVAYHTFGGWKRSGFGDLNQHGPDAIRFYTRTKTVTSRWPSGAREGASFTLPTMG, via the coding sequence ATGGTCCGTGAACTCACCCACTTCATCGGCGGCAAGCACACCACCGGTACGTCCGGCCTCTTCGGCGACGTGTACGACCCCAACACCGGCGCCGTCCAGGCCCGCGTACCGCTCGCCGGCCACGCCGACACCGGAGCCGCGATCACCGACGCGGCCGGCGCGCAGCAGGAATGGGGCCGGTGGAACCCGCAGCGGCGCGCCCGCGTCCTGCTGCGCTTCCTCCAACTCGTCGAGGCGGAGCGCGAATCCCTGGCCCGGATGCTGTCGGCCGAGCACGGCAAGACCGTGGCCGACGCACACGGCGACATCCAACGCGGGCTGGAGGTCGTCGAGTTCGCCGCCGGAATCCCGCATCTGCTCAAGGGCGAGTTCACCGACAACGCGGGCACCGGAATCGATGTGCACTCGCTGCGTTCCCCGATCGGAGTGGTCGCGGGAATCACACCGTTCAACTTCCCCGCGATGATCCCGCTGTGGAAGGCCGCACCCGCTCTCGCGTGCGGAAACGCGTTCGTCCTCAAGCCGTCGGAGCGGGACCCGTCCGTGCCGCTGCGCCTGGCCGAGCTGTTCCTGGAGGCCGGTCTGCCGCCCGGTGTCCTCAACGTCGTCAACGGCGGCAAGGAAGCCGTCGACACCCTCCTGAAGGACCCCAGGGTCGGTGCGCTGGGCTTCGTCGGCTCCACTCCCGTCGCCGCCCACATCTATGCCACCGCCGCAGCCCACGGCAAGCGCGCCCAGTGCTTCGGCGGCGCCAAGAACCACATGATCGTGATGCCGGACGCCGACCTCGACCAGGCCGTCGACGCGCTCGTCGGCGCCGGATACGGGTCCGCGGGAGAGCGCTGCATGGCGATCTCCGTGGCCGTACCCGTCGGGGAGGAGACCGCCGACCGGCTCGTCGCCGCGCTCAGGGAACGCATCGCCACGCTCCGCATCGGCCGCTCCGACGACCCGGAGGCCGACTTCGGCCCCCTGGTGAGCCGGGACGCCCTCGAACGGGTCCGCCGCCATGTGGACATCGGCGTCACCGAGGGCGCCGAACTCGTCGTCGACGGAAGGGATTTCACCCTCCCCGGCCATGAGAACGGGTTCTTCGCCGGGGCCTCCCTCTTCGACCGGGTCTCCTCGCGGATGCGGATCTACCGGGAGGAGATCTTCGGACCCGTCCTGTGCGTCGTACGGGCCGCCGACTACGAGGAGGCCCTGCGCCTGCCCAGCGAGCACCCCTACGGGAACGGGGTCGCGATCTTCACCAGGGACGGGGACACCGCCCGCGACTTCACCCGCCGGGTGAACACCGGCATGGTCGGCGTCAACGTCCCCATTCCGGTCCCCGTCGCCTACCACACCTTCGGCGGCTGGAAGCGATCCGGCTTCGGCGACCTGAATCAGCACGGCCCGGACGCCATCCGCTTCTACACCCGCACCAAGACCGTCACCTCGCGCTGGCCCTCGGGCGCCAGGGAAGGCGCGAGCTTCACCCTCCCCACCATGGGATGA
- a CDS encoding enoyl-CoA hydratase produces the protein MTTEPYGTIRVERTGRTALLTLDRPKALNALNVQVMNEVVAATADLDRDPGVGCIVLTGSPEAFAAGADIKEMRPHSYMDMYLSDWFTAWDRLGALRTPTVAAVSGYALGGGCELAMLCDILLAADTAVFGQPEIKLGVIPGIGGSQRLTRAVGKAKAMEMCLTGRTMDAAEAERAGLVSRVVPADDLIGEALAVAGTVAAMSLPVAMMAKEAVSRAFETTLAEGVRFERRLFHAVFATADQKEGMTAFVDKRQPGFTHS, from the coding sequence ATGACCACAGAGCCCTACGGGACGATCCGGGTCGAACGCACGGGGCGTACGGCACTTCTCACGCTCGACCGCCCCAAGGCCCTCAACGCACTCAACGTCCAGGTGATGAACGAGGTCGTCGCCGCGACGGCGGACCTGGACCGGGACCCCGGCGTCGGCTGCATCGTCCTCACCGGATCGCCCGAGGCATTCGCGGCCGGAGCCGACATCAAGGAGATGCGGCCCCACAGTTATATGGACATGTACCTCAGCGACTGGTTCACCGCCTGGGACCGGCTCGGGGCGCTGCGGACTCCGACGGTCGCGGCCGTCTCCGGATACGCGCTCGGCGGCGGATGCGAGCTGGCGATGCTGTGCGACATCCTGCTGGCCGCCGACACCGCCGTGTTCGGACAGCCCGAGATCAAGCTGGGCGTCATCCCCGGTATCGGAGGCTCCCAGCGGCTGACCCGTGCGGTGGGCAAGGCCAAGGCCATGGAGATGTGTCTGACCGGCCGCACCATGGACGCCGCAGAGGCGGAGCGGGCCGGTCTCGTCTCACGGGTGGTACCCGCCGACGACCTCATCGGCGAGGCGCTCGCCGTCGCCGGGACCGTCGCCGCGATGTCCCTGCCCGTCGCGATGATGGCGAAGGAAGCGGTGTCCCGCGCCTTCGAGACGACCCTCGCGGAAGGGGTCCGCTTCGAACGCCGGCTCTTCCACGCCGTGTTCGCGACCGCGGACCAGAAGGAGGGCATGACCGCCTTCGTCGACAAGCGACAGCCCGGTTTCACCCACTCCTGA
- the metE gene encoding 5-methyltetrahydropteroyltriglutamate--homocysteine S-methyltransferase, whose amino-acid sequence MTTQPAAAAAQATVYGYPRQGPKRQLKKAIEGYWNGRITADALRETAVGLRRSNWRQLADAGVHEVPTGDFSYYDHVLDTSVMVGAVPRRHREAVEADALDGYFAMARGTQDVAPLEMTKWFDTNYHYLVPELGPDTVFTADSTKQVTELKEALALGHTARPVLVGPLTYLLLAKAAPGVAAGFEPLTLLDRLLPVYAEVLADLRAAGAEWVQLDEPALVQDRTPAELNAASRVYRDLGGLTDRPKLLVASYFGRLGEALPVLAKAPVDGLALDFTDAAAANLEDLAAAGGLPGKRLVAGVVNGRNIWINDYEKSLATLATLLGLAGRVDVAASCSLLHVPLDTAPERDIDPQILRWLAFAEQKTAEVVTLAKGLTQGTGAVTAEIAANRADLASRAHSPITHDPAVRARAAAITDADGRRSQPYEERAAAQRAHLGLPLLPTTTIGSFPQTAELRTARSDLRAGRIDTAGYEERIKAEIGEVISFQEQTGIDVLVHGEPERNDMVQYFAERLTGYLATQHGWVQSYGTRYVRPPVLAGDISRHEAMTVRWTSYAQSLTDRPVKGMLTGPVTMLAWSFVRDDQPLGDTARQVALALRDEVDDLQASGTSVIQVDEPALRETLPLRAADHAGYLDWATESFRLTTGGVRPDTQIHTHMCYAEFGDIVQAIDDLDADVISLEAARSHMQVARELAAHGYPREAGPGVYDIHSPRVPGADEAAALLRKGLEAIPAERLWVNPDCGLKTRGWRETRASLENLVAAARTVRGELPSA is encoded by the coding sequence GTGACAACCCAGCCCGCAGCCGCGGCAGCACAGGCCACCGTGTACGGCTACCCCCGCCAAGGCCCGAAGCGGCAGCTGAAGAAGGCCATCGAGGGCTACTGGAACGGCCGGATCACCGCCGACGCCCTCCGGGAGACGGCGGTGGGCCTGCGCCGGTCCAACTGGCGGCAACTGGCGGATGCCGGAGTGCACGAAGTGCCCACCGGCGACTTCTCCTACTACGACCACGTCCTGGACACCAGCGTCATGGTCGGTGCTGTCCCCCGGCGGCACCGTGAGGCCGTCGAAGCCGACGCGCTCGACGGCTACTTCGCGATGGCGCGCGGGACGCAGGACGTGGCACCGCTGGAAATGACCAAGTGGTTCGACACCAACTACCACTACCTGGTACCCGAGTTGGGCCCGGACACCGTCTTCACCGCCGACTCCACCAAGCAGGTCACCGAGCTGAAGGAAGCCCTCGCGCTCGGGCACACCGCCCGCCCGGTGCTCGTCGGCCCCCTCACGTATCTCCTGCTCGCCAAAGCCGCCCCCGGGGTGGCGGCCGGCTTCGAACCGCTCACCCTGCTCGACCGGCTGCTGCCGGTGTACGCGGAGGTCCTCGCCGATCTGCGGGCCGCCGGCGCGGAATGGGTGCAGTTGGACGAGCCCGCGCTGGTCCAGGACCGCACCCCGGCCGAACTGAACGCCGCCTCCCGCGTCTACCGTGACCTCGGCGGCCTCACCGACCGCCCCAAGCTGCTCGTCGCCTCCTACTTCGGCCGGCTGGGCGAGGCCCTTCCCGTCCTGGCGAAGGCCCCGGTCGACGGCCTGGCCCTCGACTTCACCGATGCCGCCGCCGCCAACCTCGAAGACCTCGCCGCCGCCGGCGGGCTTCCCGGCAAACGGCTCGTCGCTGGTGTCGTCAACGGCCGCAACATCTGGATCAACGACTACGAGAAGTCGCTGGCCACCCTCGCCACCCTCCTCGGCCTCGCCGGCCGGGTCGACGTCGCGGCCTCCTGCTCCCTGCTGCACGTCCCGCTGGACACGGCCCCGGAGAGGGACATCGACCCTCAGATCCTTCGCTGGCTCGCCTTCGCCGAACAGAAGACCGCGGAGGTCGTCACACTCGCGAAGGGCCTGACACAGGGCACGGGTGCCGTCACCGCCGAGATCGCCGCCAACCGGGCCGACCTCGCCTCCCGCGCCCACTCCCCCATCACCCACGACCCCGCCGTACGGGCCAGGGCCGCCGCCATCACCGACGCCGACGGCCGCCGCTCCCAGCCGTACGAGGAGCGTGCCGCAGCTCAACGGGCGCACCTCGGGCTGCCGTTGCTGCCGACCACGACCATCGGCTCGTTCCCCCAGACCGCCGAGCTGCGCACGGCCCGCTCCGACCTGCGCGCGGGCCGGATCGACACGGCCGGTTACGAGGAGCGGATCAAGGCCGAGATCGGCGAGGTCATCTCCTTCCAGGAGCAGACCGGCATCGACGTCCTGGTCCACGGCGAGCCCGAACGCAACGACATGGTCCAGTACTTCGCCGAGCGGCTCACCGGCTACCTCGCCACACAGCACGGCTGGGTCCAGTCGTACGGCACGCGTTACGTCCGCCCGCCGGTCCTGGCCGGCGACATCTCCCGCCACGAGGCGATGACGGTGCGCTGGACCTCGTACGCCCAGTCCCTCACCGACCGCCCGGTCAAGGGCATGCTGACCGGGCCCGTCACCATGCTCGCATGGTCCTTCGTCCGTGACGACCAGCCGCTCGGCGACACCGCCCGCCAGGTCGCCCTCGCCCTGCGCGACGAGGTCGACGACCTCCAGGCGAGCGGCACTTCGGTCATCCAGGTCGACGAACCCGCCCTGCGCGAGACCCTGCCCCTGCGCGCGGCGGACCACGCCGGTTACCTCGACTGGGCCACCGAGTCGTTCCGCCTCACCACCGGCGGCGTGCGTCCCGACACCCAGATCCACACCCACATGTGCTACGCCGAGTTCGGCGACATCGTCCAGGCCATCGACGACCTCGACGCCGACGTCATCAGCCTGGAGGCCGCCCGCTCCCATATGCAGGTCGCCCGCGAACTCGCCGCCCATGGCTACCCGCGCGAGGCGGGCCCCGGGGTGTACGACATCCACTCCCCCCGGGTGCCCGGCGCGGACGAGGCCGCCGCCCTGCTCCGCAAGGGCCTGGAGGCCATCCCCGCCGAACGGCTCTGGGTCAACCCCGACTGCGGACTGAAGACCCGCGGCTGGCGAGAGACCAGGGCATCCCTGGAGAACCTGGTCGCCGCGGCCCGCACCGTCCGCGGTGAGCTGCCCTCCGCCTGA
- the mmsB gene encoding 3-hydroxyisobutyrate dehydrogenase, whose protein sequence is MNSRRTIGFIGLGHMGGPMAANLVRAGHRVIGHDLMPELRGTAVANGVEPAGSSTEATAAADVVITMLPAGRHVLGLYREEGALAAARPGTLFIDCSTIDVADARSAHGTAVAAGMRALDAPVSGGVVGAEAGTLTFMAGGGEAEFAEADPLLAIMGKRAVHCGGPGAGQAAKICNNMILGISMIAVSEAFVLGESLGLSHQALFDVASTASGQCWALTVNCPVPGPVPGSPANRAYRPGFAAELMAKDLGLAADAARAGGVHAELGARAAEVYAAYAEGAGTGRDFSGIVGTIREKSAPHTVREGDGA, encoded by the coding sequence GTGAACAGCAGGCGCACGATCGGCTTCATCGGCCTCGGCCACATGGGCGGCCCGATGGCGGCCAACCTCGTCCGGGCCGGCCACCGGGTCATCGGCCACGACCTGATGCCCGAACTGCGCGGCACGGCCGTGGCGAACGGGGTGGAACCGGCCGGATCATCGACGGAGGCAACCGCTGCGGCGGACGTGGTGATCACCATGCTGCCCGCGGGACGCCATGTCCTGGGCCTCTACCGGGAGGAGGGGGCGTTGGCCGCCGCCCGGCCCGGCACCCTGTTCATCGACTGTTCGACCATCGATGTGGCCGACGCGCGAAGCGCCCACGGGACCGCGGTCGCGGCGGGGATGCGGGCGCTGGACGCCCCGGTCTCCGGGGGAGTGGTCGGCGCGGAGGCCGGCACGCTCACCTTCATGGCGGGCGGCGGCGAGGCCGAGTTCGCCGAGGCGGACCCACTGCTGGCGATCATGGGGAAGCGGGCGGTGCACTGCGGCGGCCCCGGCGCCGGGCAGGCCGCGAAGATCTGCAACAACATGATCCTCGGTATCTCGATGATCGCGGTGAGCGAGGCGTTCGTCCTCGGCGAGAGCCTGGGCCTGTCCCACCAGGCCCTGTTCGACGTGGCCTCCACCGCGTCCGGCCAGTGCTGGGCCCTGACCGTCAACTGCCCCGTGCCGGGCCCCGTCCCGGGCAGCCCGGCCAACCGCGCCTACCGTCCCGGCTTCGCCGCCGAGCTGATGGCCAAGGACCTGGGACTCGCGGCCGACGCCGCCAGGGCCGGTGGTGTGCACGCGGAACTCGGCGCGAGGGCGGCAGAGGTGTACGCGGCCTATGCCGAGGGGGCCGGGACGGGCCGGGACTTCTCCGGGATCGTCGGAACCATCAGGGAGAAGTCGGCACCGCACACGGTCCGGGAAGGAGACGGCGCATGA
- a CDS encoding acyl-CoA dehydrogenase family protein has translation MTTTSLTEDQQALIETTLDFAQDHLAPHAVQWDQDKHFPLDTLRKAAGLGLGGVYVREDAGGSGLSRADGVLVFEALASGCPSIAGYLSIHNMVAWMLDTYGDEGQRARWLPRLCAMDDLGSYCLTEPGAGSDAGAIGTRAVRDADGYLLTGVKQFISGAGASQVYVVMARTGGAGPDGISAFVVDRDDPGLSFGPNEKKMGWNAQPTRQVILDGVRVSADRLLGRAGDGFRIAMNGLNGGRLGIAACSLGGARSALGRSLSYLAGREAFGARLLDQQALQFRLADMATELAAARALVHQAAEALDRGDPQSPQLCAMAKRFATDTGYSVADRALQLHGGYGYVHEYGIEKIVRDLRVHQILEGTNEIMRVIVARGLTEAFR, from the coding sequence ATGACCACGACCTCGCTCACCGAGGACCAACAGGCCCTGATCGAGACCACCCTGGACTTCGCGCAGGACCATCTGGCCCCTCATGCCGTCCAGTGGGACCAGGACAAGCACTTTCCGCTCGACACGCTGCGCAAGGCGGCCGGGCTCGGGCTCGGCGGCGTGTACGTACGGGAGGACGCGGGAGGCAGCGGCCTCTCCCGCGCCGACGGTGTCCTCGTCTTCGAGGCCCTGGCCTCCGGCTGCCCGTCCATCGCCGGCTACCTCTCCATCCACAACATGGTCGCCTGGATGCTCGACACCTATGGCGACGAGGGGCAACGCGCACGGTGGCTGCCCCGGCTGTGTGCCATGGACGACCTCGGCAGCTACTGCCTCACCGAACCCGGCGCGGGATCGGACGCCGGGGCGATCGGCACCCGCGCGGTGCGGGACGCGGACGGCTACCTCCTCACCGGCGTCAAGCAGTTCATCTCCGGGGCGGGCGCCTCCCAGGTGTACGTCGTCATGGCCCGCACCGGGGGAGCGGGCCCCGACGGCATCTCCGCGTTCGTCGTGGACCGGGACGATCCCGGCCTGTCGTTCGGGCCGAACGAGAAGAAGATGGGCTGGAACGCCCAGCCCACCCGCCAGGTGATCCTGGACGGGGTCCGGGTGTCCGCGGACCGGCTGCTCGGCCGTGCGGGCGACGGCTTCCGCATCGCGATGAACGGCCTGAACGGCGGCCGGCTCGGTATCGCCGCCTGCTCCCTGGGCGGCGCCCGCAGCGCCCTCGGCAGGAGCCTGTCGTATCTCGCGGGCCGGGAGGCGTTCGGCGCCCGGCTGCTGGACCAGCAGGCCCTGCAGTTCCGCCTCGCCGACATGGCGACCGAACTCGCCGCGGCCCGCGCCCTGGTCCACCAGGCCGCCGAGGCCCTGGACCGCGGAGACCCGCAGTCCCCGCAGTTGTGCGCGATGGCCAAACGTTTCGCCACCGACACCGGCTATTCCGTCGCCGATCGCGCCCTCCAACTCCATGGAGGCTACGGATACGTGCACGAGTACGGCATCGAGAAGATCGTCCGCGACCTCCGTGTCCACCAGATCCTGGAAGGAACCAACGAGATCATGCGCGTCATCGTGGCCCGCGGACTGACGGAGGCGTTCCGGTGA